One Clavelina lepadiformis chromosome 1, kaClaLepa1.1, whole genome shotgun sequence genomic region harbors:
- the LOC143446412 gene encoding uncharacterized protein LOC143446412 isoform X4, protein MADDTPEVPLSNTAAHDRIAARPKNRRARTRPSRLAETSIKNEFDIVSSDFPKYDEVKAPEKTEEPSKEVTTNILDIPMVEEEEKTDVKQEEELPVAENNDTTKRDEPVKKSQSFKSPFGAAIIPTMDDVAKVKLRKTSSSASQDLTNSLEPTSKYKDNSGISPKLSHKIAKDGKSKGDTPGKKDKDSKKFSIVSEKGNEFPKPGKSSKADAGKKEKDKKASKSNIKEEASPKSKGDPPKKKISKGKLKEEESATSEAEKKAPKEKKAWFSKSKEESKSSKKDASSRAAQSKHKSEPADFSETSNELLTPVEGLPLNEHSDNLNEQLLKKVEAVGIKSNNDLYEQKSQSDTRPAPPNDKDKPKKVPLMPPTKRIVSSVSKEEKEKKRSSKILDLTAQMLVQPQSNIEKTDEETDVKKDKPDSSVDASEARENLFGKLRKVNRSSSDKETDKNVEQNKTDKVESEDNSSKENPFLKLQKVNRSKSDSCRHGKISDATSSSPDAPSTPETDSLEGGFVKLRKVSRSSSDKEEKMKGKSDATSAISMENPFGKLKKVKQSNPNEEKEENTSPNFSHSADIKETTIPVAEIRECTGLESSESQKNALTLPLTNSPKNPQKSVKKQTGNSKNTSPFPVKLRSTGKIDKLCKTEKSSDILPNGTKLETNTNEKNASNKSTAIESHNDNNNNSTALKDTITGNSTMSNLFNSNSSTKKSSKLECGGVSKTMSKIADISTSSCDPKEVNVENAKRFDNKSAEKSLSLDAKDQSSQPPWLKLARKHSKKWESSMTTKQNLDSVPVEITKVSSAEPKSQLSVPATTSPMQNLEREVLSFPVVDHSSKKQQHDGKDKYINRKNNNLSISSRSKSMSERNKLEKPPKLVKRAISDTIPIPKPKQGLQERQWSSFKDSHDPNYSPNGDAPQWVAIAIQKHDNFRVEETV, encoded by the exons ATGGCTGATGATACTCCTGAAGTACCATTGAGCAACACAGCTGCACATGACAGAATTGCAGCACGACCAAAAAATAGAAGGGCAAGGACAAGACCATCTCGTCTTGCCGAG ACTTCAATAAAAAACGAGTTTGATATTGTAAGCTCTGACTTTCCCAAGTATGACGAAGTTAAAGCTCCAGAAAAAACAGAAGAGCCATCTAAAGAAGTCACCACAAATATTCTAG ACATCCCTATGGTTGAAGAAGAAGAGAAAACAGATGTAAAGCAGGAAGAAGAACTGCCGGTTGCTGAAAACAATGACACCACCAAAAGAGATGAACCAGTAAAAAAATCGCAATCGTTCAAAAGTCCATTTGGTGCTGCTATCATTCCAACCATGGATGATgttgcaaaagtaaaactacGCAAAACCAGTAGCTCTGCATCTCAAGATCTTACCAATTCACTTGAACCAACTTCGAAGTATAAAGACAATAGCGGTATATCACCCAAACTTTCTCACAAGATTGCAAAAGATGGAAAGAGCAAAGGTGATACTCCAGGAAAGAAGGATAAAGATTCTAAGAAATTTTCCATAGTTTCAGAAAAAGGCAATGAATTTCCAAAACCTGGTAAGTCATCCAAAGCTGATGCTGGCAAAAaggaaaaagacaaaaaagctTCCAAATCAAACATCAAAGAAGAAGCGTCTCCCAAGTCCAAGGGGGATCctccaaagaaaaaaatttccaaaggAAAATTAAAAGAAGAAGAGTCTGCTACATCAGAAGCAGAAAAGAAGGCACCTAAGGAGAAAAAAGCATGGTTTTCCAAATCTAAAGAAGAAAGTAAATCTTCGAAAAAAGATGCATCATCAAGAGCTGCTCAAAGCAAGCACAAGTCTGAACCAGCAGACTTCAGTGAAACATCCAATGAACTTTTAACCCCTGTTGAGGGATTACCTTTAAATGAACATTCAGATAATTTAAATGAACAACTTCTTAAAAAAGTGGAAGCAGTTGGGATTAAAAGCAACAATGACTTATATGAACAGAAAAGCCAGTCTGATACTAGGCCTGCCCCACCAAACGATAAAGACAAACCTAAGAAAGTACCATTAATGCCACCAACAAAGAGAATAGTTTCCTCAGTATCTAAGGAAGAAAAAGAGAAGAAGAGATCTTCAAAAATTCTTGACTTAACAGCGCAAATGCTAGTTCAACCACAATCAAACATTGAGAAAACTGATGAAGAAACAGATGTGAAAAAAGATAAACCTGATTCAAGTGTTGATGCCAGTGAAGcaagagaaaatttatttggaaAACTAAGAAAAGTCAATAGATCTAGTTCTGATAAAGAAACGGATAAAAATGTGgagcaaaataaaactgacaAAGTTGAAAGTGAAGATAACAGCAGTAAAGAAAAcccatttttgaaattgcaGAAAGTTAACCGATCAAAGAGTGATTCTTGTAGACATGGCAAAATCTCAGATGCAACATCATCTTCTCCTGATGCTCCAAGCACTCCAGAGACTGATTCTTTGGAAGGTGGGTTTGTCAAACTTCGTAAGGTAAGCCGCAGTTCTTCAGACAAAGAGGAAAAGATGAAAGGTAAAAGTGATGCAACATCTGCCATTTCTATGGAGAACCCTTTTGGCAAGTTaaaaaaagtgaaacaaaGTAATCCAAATGAggaaaaggaagaaaataCTTCTCCTAATTTTTCCCATAGTGCTGATATTAAAGAAACAACAATACCAGTTGCTGAAATCCGTGAATGTACTGGTTTGGAGAGCTCAGAGTCTCAGAAAAACGCTTTGACACTTCCATTAACTAACAGTCCCAAGAACCCACAGAAatctgtaaaaaaacaaactggcAACTCCAAAAATACTTCACCATTTCCTGTAAAATTGCGTAGCACTGGAAAGATTGACAAGCTTTGTAAAACAGAAAAGTCAAGTGATATTCTTCCAAATGGGACTAAATTAGAAACAAACaccaatgaaaaaaatgcaagcAATAAGTCCACTGCAATTGAGTCCCATAatgacaacaacaacaattccACTGCGCTTAAAGATACCATCACAGGCAACTCAACAATGTCCAATTTGTTTAACTCAAACTCATCAACCAAGAAGTCTTCAAAGCTTGAGTGTGGGGGTGTTTCCAAGACAATGAGCAAAATTGCAGATATTTCCACCAGCAGCTGTGATCCTAAAGAAGTGAATGTTGAAAATGCTAAACGCTTTGACAATAAATCTGCAGAAAAGTCTTTAAGTCTAGATGCCAAAGATCAATCTTCTCAGCCCCCTTGGCTCAAACTTGCTCGAAAGCATTCTAAGAAGTGGGAGTCGTCTAtgacaacaaaacaaaatttggaTAGCGTTCCTGTAGAAATAACCAAAGTGAGT AGTGCTGAACCAAAATCTCAACTAAGTGTTCCTGCAACCACCTCTCCAATGCAAAATCTTGAAAGAGAAGTGTTATCCTTTCCAGTAGTTGACCATTCCAGCAAGAAACAACAACACGATGGCAAGGATAAATATATAAATCgcaaaaacaataacttaAGTATTTCATCTCGTTCGAAAAGTATGAGCGAAAGGAACAAACTAGAAAAGCCACCAAAGCTAGTTAAGCGGGCTATCAGTGACACAATACCCATTCCTAAACCTAAACAAGGGCTCCAAGAAAGACAGTGGAGCAGTTTCAAAGACTCACATGACCCAAATTATTCTCCAAACGGTGATGCACCTCAGTGGGTGGCAATTGCGATTCAAAAACACGACAACTTCAGGGTTGAAGAAACAGTGTAA